The window CAATGTACTCAACATCAAGCGGCTCACAGATGTCGCGCCCAAGCTCTTTTATCTGTTTTGGAACACCTAAACCAAAAAGGCCCATCTGTGATCCCCCCTATTCATTTCCTAATTTTATTATACCATTTTTGAAAATTGTTTAACAACTTTAATCTAATTTCTGATTACGCTGATTTAATTCAGTCCAGCCTTCATTACTAAAAGAACAAAAAGGGAAGAAGGATTACATTCCCTTCTTCCCTTTTGTTTTTCTAATTAAATTCTTATCTGAACAAGGATACAAATACTAATGTAATAGTTGATATAAGCTTTACAAGAACATGCAAGGACGGACCTGCTGTGTCTTTGCAAGGATCTCCAACTGTGTCACCAACAACTGCTGCCTTGTGCGCATCAGACCTTTTTCCACCATAATTACCAAGCTCAATGTATTTTTTAGCATTGTCCCATGCACCACCACCGTTGTTGAGGAATAGTGCCAAGATAACACCTGCAATTGTGCCAATCATCAAAAATCCTGCTGCTGCCTCTTTGCCAAGTAGTATTCCAACAAGTATTGGTGCAATTACAACTATCAGACCAGGAACAACCATCTCTTTTAAAGCACCTTTTGTAACAATGTCAACACATTTTGCATAATCTGGCTTTGCTCTTCCTTCCATAAGTCCAGGTATCTCTTTAAACTGTCTTCTTACTTCCAAGATAACATACTGAGCAGCTCTTCCAACTGCTCTTATTGCAGTTGAGCTAAAGAGGTATACCACCATCGCACCTATAAATGCACCGATAAATACCTCAGGTTTGCCAATGTCAACAGAGAACCAAGACTCAAGTGGTCTTCCCAGTATCTTTTTGACCTCATCAAGGTAAGCTGAGAAAAGTAAGAAAGTTGCAAGAGCAGCAGAGCCAATTGCATAACCTTTTGTAAGAGCCTTTGTTGTATTTCCACAAGCATCAAGCCTGTCTGTAACATTTCTTACCTCTTCAGGTGCGCCTGACATCTCAGTGATACCACCGGCATTGTCTGTAATAGGACCAAATGTATCCATTGCTAAAATATATGTACAAGTTGAAAGCATACCCATTGTAGCAATAGCTGTGCCGTAAAGACCGCCTGTTGCAAACCCGGGAAGTGCATGTTCACCAAGCTTGTATGCAATATAAATCGCAATTGAGATAAATATAACCGGCAGGGCTGTTGATTCCATACCAACAGACATACCTGTTATGATATTTGTTGCAGGACCTGTTGTAGATGCTTTTGCTATCTCCTGAACAGGTCTGTAATGGTATGATGTATAGTAATCTGTAAGCCATACAAATATATAGCTAAGAATAATTCCTGTCACTGCACAGCCATACAACAGCCACCAGTTAACTTCCTGCCCATTTGGTAGCTTTCCACTTAACATTGCCTTTACTACAAAAATCAAAACAATCAAGTTCAAAATTGTTGTCACAAAATATCCCTTATTCAAAGCTTTCATTGGATCTTTGCTTTCATCTTTCGTGTTTACAAAGAAAAGCCCGATTACAGATGATACAATACCAATAGCACGCGCAACAAGTGGGAAGAGTATTCCTTTCCAGCCAAACACAGGATATAACGCAACACCAAGTATCATAGCACCTATATTCTCAGCTGCTGTTGACTCAAAAAGGTCAGCACCACGGCCTGCACAGTCTCCAACATTGTCACCAACAAGGTCAGCAACAACAGCTGGGTTTCTTGGATCGTCTTCAGGAATTCCTGCTTCTACTTTACCCACAAGATCAGCGCCAACGTCAGCTGCTTTTGTGTAGATTCCACCGCCCAGCTGAGCAAACAGAGCCACAAACGATGCACCAAATCCAAATCCGACAATCAGTGAAGGTGCCTCTTTTATAAGATTCTCCTTACCAGAAGCTCCTCCGTACAGTAAAAACAGTGTTGCAACACCCAAAAGCGAGAGGGCTGTCACAGCCAGACCTGTTACAGCACCGCCACGAAGAGCTATCTGCAAGGCTCTATTTAAACCTTTCCTTGCACCTGCTGCAGCTCTTACGTTAGAATTCACTGCAATATACATTCCCAAATACCCAGATATTGCTGAGCAGAGTGCACCTGTTATAAAAGCAAAACCTATATGAAAAGCAATCGAAGCAGCCTGTGATGAACCTTTTGAAAGGTTACCAAAATAGTTCGCAATGATAATTATAACAGCTACAATCAACGCAAGAATACCAATAGTTTTGTATTGCCTGTTTAAAAATGCCATGGCACCTTCTCTGATTGCACCCGCAATCTCCTGCATCTTTTCATTGCCTTTTTCTTGAGAAAAAATAAATCTGACAAGCCCAATGATTACAAGAATTGCAAATACAATTACTCCATAGATTAAAGCTATGTAGGCTCCCACAATAATCCCTCCTCTTTAGAATAAAATTTTTTGTCAATAGTTTGACGACCTTTAAAAAAGCGTACAATATATTTTTATTCTACGCAAAGGTCAAAAAATCCTTCTTTGGAAAACAAAAAACCTGCTCATTTCTGCTGAGCAGGTTTTTTATTTTCAAATCTGGAGGCGCCACCCGGATTTGAACCGGGGAATCAGGATTTTGCAGACCCTTGCCTTACCGCTTGGCTATGGCGCCACTTTTTCTCCTTATAAAATTTTGGAGCGGGAAACGGGACTCGAACCCGCGACATCTACCTTGGCAAGGTAGCGCTCTACCACCTGAGCTATTCCCGCTCGTAAGAAGTATTTTGTTTGGTGCCTCGGGGCGGAATCGAACCACCGACACGAGGATTTTCAGTCCTCTGCTCTACCAACTGAGCTACCGAGGCATGTATTAAACTGGCGACCCAGAAGGGACTTGAACCCTCGGCCTCCAGCGTGACAGGCTGGCGCTCTAACCGACTGAGCTACTGGGCCAACCTTTGGTGGGCAGTGCAGGGCTCGAACCTGCGACCCCCTGCTTGTAAGGCAGGTGCTCTCCCAGCTGAGCTAACCGCCCATTTTACTTTTTCTTTGTCGCCGCTGCTTTTAATCAGCGGCGACATGTTTTATTATACTTGACATCTTAGGGTTTTTCAATAGTACTTTTTGGGCAGAAATAAATTAAATTTTCTCATTTTACTTTATTTTTTTAGATTTTCTCACTCAGGCTAAAGATAGCTTAATTTTTCTCACTCTTTTGAGCCATATTTAATCTTGAAAGCTTCTTCTTTTGTAAAATGATATTTTTTTTCACAAAAGCTGCAGACAATTTCTATTCTATCATCCGAAATCTCCTCATCAGTAAGAAGTGGAATCATACTCTCTACCTTTTCTTTTGAACAGTCACACTTGTATCTTGGAAAATACTCCTCCAAAACCTCATATTCAATGTCACCGAAAAGATCTGCAGCAATCTGCAAAACATCTTTTTCTGCTGACACAGAAGAAATATTTGAAAAGTTTTTAAGCCTTTCTTCAAGTTTTTCAATCAACCATTGAGGTGTTTCAGGCAGTACTTGAATTATAAACCCACCCGCTGATCTTACACTTTCATCAGTGTCTATTAAAACACCAAGCGCAACAGCAGATGGAATCTGCTCAGATAAAGCAAAATAGTGCGTTATATCCTCTGCAATTTCGCCTGATACAAGTTCTATCTGTCCAATGTAAGGCTCTTTTAAACCCAAATCCTTTATTACTGTAAGTGTTCCCTCTCCTATAGCTCCCTTGACATTCAGCTTTCCTGCTTCGTTTATCTCTGTGAACACATCTTTGTTTTTTACATAGCCTTTGACATTTCCTTTTGAATCAGAAACTGCAACCAAACCCTTTAAAACTCCACTGCAAGAAATCTGAATTGAAAGAGTGTGGTTCTCACCTTTTAACATAACTCCCATCATTGAGGCGGCAGTCAAAAGCCTACCTAAGGCTGCTGTTGGAATAGGAGGGAGATCATGTATTTTTCTTGCTTCCTCGACTATGTCTGTTGAGTCCATAATGAAAATTGCGACATTTTTATCCTTTGATAGTGATCTTAATATCCGTGCCATAAGTTTTTATTACCTCCGATGCAAAAGTTAAAATTTTTATAGATTTTATTTTACACCAAATACAAAAAAGCTTCCAGCAAAATTGCCAGAAGCTTATTTTACCTTTCTCACATTCACCGCCTGGTTTCCTCTTTCGGTCTTTACTATATCAAACTCCACCATCTGTCCTTCTGCTAAAGTTTTGTACCCTTCCATGTCGATGGCTGAAAAATGAACAAATACATCATCCCCATTTTCTGCACTAATAAACCCATACCCCTTCTCAGGGTTGAATCATTTTACTTTTCCACGCATTTTAAAAAACTCACCTTCTTTTTCGTTTGAGTCATCTTACAGCTAATATTGCCTCTCTTCTGAGAATTTTATGCTATTCAATTTTTCTTACACACATAACACACCTTTGAACAAAAAGAAGTTTTAATAGGACTTTTGTAGTCATAAATCTTTTTAACAATTAAAAAGCCACTCTTTACAAGCATTTTTTCAATTTCTTTTTCTGGATAGATGTACTGGATAATTTCATCGTGAATTGTCTTGTTGGTATCAAAAACAGAAAAGTCAATAATAATTTTTTTTCCTCTCTTCTTAAATTTCCAACCAAACAATGTATCTTCTATTCTCTTTACTGCCTTTTTTCTTTTGCCCAATTTTCCCAAATACTCTTGAGTGTTTAAATCAAATATAAATATACCGTTTCTTTTCAATAACCTTCTTACCTTTTTTAAATATTTCAGCACACGTTGTTTATCTACATGATTTAAAACGTCCATAGTAGAAAGTATAACATCAAACCTATTTTTCGGCTCAAAGTTTAAAAAATCTTCATTGTAGAGTCTTACATTAGCAGATGAGAGTACATGACAAGCCACTTTTATCATTTGAGTTGACTTGTCAATACCATAAAGTTTCTCAAATCCCATCTTTGCTAAAGAACGCAAAAGAGAACCTGTTCCACATCCAACATCCAATATTCTTGCCCTTTTTGAAATATCAAACTCACAAAATATTTTTTTCAAAAACCTCAAAATCAATATCTTGTCAAAAAACACATTAGAAAACATCTTGTAGTAGTTTGCAATATTGTCATAAAAGTTCATTATCGCAGTTTTACCCTCTCTCCAACCTTTCTCTCGGTTCCATTTAAAAGTCTCTTAATGTTTTCTCTGTGACGGATTATAATGACAATCATTATAACAAGAGCTAAAAACCAATACTCTCTTGCAAATATCAAAATAGCAAAGAAATACAAGATGCTACCTACTATACTTGTTAAAGACATATATCTTGTTAAAACAAGTACAATCAACGCAAGGGGTATCACAACAAGGGTAATAACAGGTGTTGCGACAAGCGCAACACCAATAGATGTTGCAACTGCTTTTCCTCCTCTAAATCCAAAGTATAAGGGCCAGTTGTGACCACAGATAACTGCAAATCCGGCAAGTGTAACACCCAAAACAACGTCATCTGGCATGAAAATCTTTGCAAACAACGTTGCCACAACACCTTTTAAAACGTCAATGGCAAATACCAAAATTGCAGGACCTATCCCCATTGTACGAAGAACATTGGTAGTGCCTGGATTTCCGCTCCCGTATTTTCTAATGTCAACTCCATTTAACATTTTGCCAATTATAAGAGCCGGGAGCACACTTCCGAGCAAGTACCCTACTGCAAGCACAATTAAAATCTGAAGTGCCTTCATTTTTACTGTTCCCCTTTCTCTCTTATTAGAAATATTATAGGCACCCCTGTGAAGTCAAATATCTTTCTGAGATAGTTTTCAATGTATCTCTGATATGAAAAATGAAATAAATCCTTGTCATTTACAAATATAGCGATTTTTGGCGGCTTTTCTCCTACTTGTGTCATGTAGTAAATTTTAAGCTGTCTTCCCTTATCACTTGGTGGCTGGTAGATTGTTGTTGCTTCTGCTAAAACATCGTTTATTTGTCCTGTTGTAATTCTTCGTGTATAATTGCCGTATACATACAAAACAGTTTCCAAAAGCTTCTTCACTCTAAAACCTGTCTTTGCAGAGATAAACAAAACAGGTGCAAATTTGAGAAAACTGAGCTTTTCTTCTATTTGCTTTTTGTATTCATCTGCCGTCTTTTCATCCTTCTCAACTGCATCCCACTTGTTTACAGCAATAATGCATCCTTTCCCTGCCTCATAAGCATACCCAGCTATCTTTGCATCCTGTTCAGACACCGGCTCTGTCCCATCAATAAGTATAATACAAATGTCACTTCTTTCTATTGCAGAAAGAGTCCTGAGCATACTGTAGCGCTCAATATTGTCATAAATTTTGCTCTTTCGCCTAAGACCTGCTGTGTCAATCAAAGTTAGAGGAATACCTTCAAACTCAACATATGAGTCTATTGCATCTCGCGTTGTACCTGGAATATCGCTTACAATAACCCTCTCCTCTCCAAGAATATAGTTTACAAGAGATGATTTTCCTGTATTTGGCTTTCCTATTATAGCAACCTTTATTGAATCTTCTTCTATTTCATTTATTCCCACTTTACCAAAATGACTAACAACTGCATCTAAAACATCTCCAACACCTGTCCCGTGTTCTGCTGACATCGCAATTGGGTCAGAAAGTCCTAAGCTATAAAACTCATAAATTACAGACTGCTCTGATATATTGTCAACTTTATTTACTGCAAGTACAATAGGTTTTTTCGAAGCTCTTAACATATTTGCAACTTCTCTGTCTGCATCAGTAAGCCCAGTTTTGCCATCTACCATAAAGATTATTACATCAGACATGTCAATAGCAAACTGTGCTTGGCGTCTCATCTGTTTTAGAATAATATCTTCAGAATAAGGTTCAATACCGCCTGTGTCTATTACATTAAAGGTAATCCCTCTCCACTCTGTCTCGCCCATAATCCTGTCGCGTGTAATACCCGGCGTGTCATCGACAATTGCACGCCTCTCACCAATTAGCCTATTGAAAAGCGTAGATTTCCCTACATTTGGTCTTCCCACAATCGCAACAGTTGGCTTCAATCCTTTTCACCACCTTTCAGTAAATAATAGAGTAGTTTTCTGCCATGATTTTCTACAGGATAAACTGGACATTTAAATCTCTTTTTTAACTCATCTATATGAATATCATCTAAAAACTTATTTTCGTGGTTAAGAGCACAGGAAGGAATCAATATATATTCACCAATATTAACATTTTGTAGCTGATCAATTATGTCTTTGCCAGTGAGAAGTCCTGCAACTGTAATAGTATGCCCAAAGAAATTGTTCACAATTTTTACAATATCAACTTTCACATTTGGAAATTTTCTGTTAAATACTTTTATTAAACCTTTCAGAAAATCATATGCTGAAATACCTGTTATAAGTGTTACATGCTTTTTAAGATGATAATCTGGCTTTAGTCTCTTTAAAGCTCCTAAAAATTGTCTTCTAAACAGGGCAAGCAAACCCACCCCATTTTCTATTTGCCTAAAATCCTCGTAAAACTCATAATCTGGTATGTCCTCTTGAGCCTTGATATAAAACTCATCAGCCGCAAATACAAGCTTTGTACCATACTCTTTTTCAAATTTTTTTTGCCATCCTGATATTTGATTTAAGACCTTCTTTGCATCGTCTTTAGAAAAAGGCTCCAAAGGAAATAATCCCTCACGGTATTTTGTAAGCCCAACTGGTACAACTGCTATAGAGCGAATATTAGGATAAAATTTTGACAAATCAGAAATTGTTCTGTCAAGCTCAAAGCCGTCATTTATTCCTTTCATAAGAACAATTTGAACATCAAACTCTATATGATTCTTTGCTAAATACTCGAGCTGGTCCAAAATCAATGCAGCCTTAGGATTTTTTAGTATAAATTTCCTTAAGGTTGGGTTTGTTGTATGAACAGAGATTTTAAGAGGACTTAAATGGAATTTAACTATTCTTTCAAAGTCCTTTTCTGTCAAGTTTGTAAGTGTAATGTAATTACCACTTAAAATTGAAAGTGCAGTATCATCATCTTTTATATAAAGAGTCTTTCTCATACCTTTTGGGAGCTGGTCAATAAAGCAAAATATACATTTGTTCACACACCTTTTAATTTGCTTGTATTCAAATTCCATCCCAAGTGGTTTTAATTTCTTGTTTATAAGCCCAATTTTATAAAGTTTACCATCTCTCAAATATTCAATTATAAGTTTCTCTTCCTTAGAATAGTACAAGTAGTCAATTATATCATTTATCTCCCAATTATTTATTTTTAAAACTATATCCCCTGGTTTAAATCCACACTTTTCCGCCAAGCTTTTTTGCTGTATATTAGAAATTTTTAACATGCCTTCACCTTTTCAGACTAAAAATATTAATCTAAAAATCCTTCCCTTGCCTTTGTAATATATTCCATACAAAACTCATCTTGACCTGAAAGAGCCTCTGCAGCGTAAATCAGTTTCATCAAAACATCATCTAATGGGTCAGCGATACAGCTATTTAACCCAAAATAAATGGCAATGGGCAAAAATGCTCTATTTAACCATCTTCTTTTTGGAAGTCCAAATGACACATTTGAAAGACCGCAGATGATATTTACATTTTCAAATTCTTTTCTAATGAGTTTTATTGTCTCAAGCGCAACATCAACATATCTTTGGTCAACAGACACTGGCTGGAGCATTGGATCTAAGAATATGTCTTCTTCAAGAATGCCATTACTTGTTAACCTGTCAACAAGCCTTTTTGCAATCTCAACTCTTTTTTCAGGCTCATCAGGTATACCAACATCGTCCATCAAAAGAGCAACCACTTTCATGTTGTACTCTTTGATAATAGGGAGTGCTCTTGACAAGATCTCCTCTTCGTATATTACAGAGTTAAAAATGGCTCTTTCTCCTTTATAAATTTTCATAACCTCTCCAATGACCTCTGGTCTTGGACTGTCAATTGAAAGCGGGACACTTACCTCTTTTTGAATACTTTCAACCATTTTTTTTAAAATTTCAGTCTCTTCATCCACAAAAGCGCCTGCATTTACATCTATATAATGAGCTCCTGCCAAATACTGTTTTTTTGCAAGCTCTACAATGTATTCAAAATTGCCCTCTTTTATTGCATCAGCAACATTCTTGACTGTTGAGTTTATCTTTTCGCCAATTATTATCATCGTTATTTAAATTCACTCCTTTTTTAAGATACTCTTCAACCTTGTCCAGCTTAAAGCCATTGTAAAGATCGTTAAGTAGAAGGTTTAATCTCTCCAATGCCATAAGAACAATTTCTTCTGAAATCTTGTTTTCTCTTCTCAGAGAAACAAGTTCATCAATGTCAACAATCCTATAGCTTTTATCTGGAAAAACTATAACATCAACCAGCAAATCCTCTGTGACAATCTTATCACTCTCAATATGCGTATCTATAATATCACAATAAGTATATAGCAATCTATCATTATAATCAAAAACCTTGCTAATTTTAACCCCTTTCTTAAGATACACACAAGAAGCACCCCATTTGATATCTTCTCTTTTTTTAATAGGAAGCCACTTTGTTATAAGGACTTCATCGTTCATGTAAACTATTTCATCAGATGAGATATCTATTTCTTCTTCGGGGTAAAACCTTTTTCTGATTAACTTCAAATTGATTACTCCTTCTGCAATTGATTTTTTTGAAAATTATTATATAATGTAAAGTAGAGATTTGCAAACAAGAATTCAAAAATGAACAAACCGAAAGGTCGGGATGTAGCTCAGTTTGGCTAGAGCGCCTGGTTCGGGACCAGGAGGTCGCAGGTTCAAGTCCTGTCATCCCGACCATTTTAATAGCTTTCATTACAGCTCTTTTGTAATTCATTATACAACTTTTTCAAAGCTTTTTTCTCAATCCGTGACACATATGAACGGGATATTCCCAATAAATTTGCAACCTCCATCTAAGTTCTTTCTCTGCCATTTTTAAGCCCGTACCGAAGCTCAATTATGCGTTTTTCCCTCCCTTTTAAAATCTTGTCAAGCTTCCTCAATAAATTTTTTATCTATATCTTTATATCTACTTGATCATCTATATCATCTTGGTCACTTTGCAAAACATCTATAAGCAGAATTTCATTCCCATCTTTGTCACTGCCAATTGGATTTTCAAGCGAAACCTGAGATAAAAACTTTTTGTTTTGGCGAAGATACATCAATATCTCATTTTCAATACACTTTGCTGCATATGTTGAAAGTTTTGTATTCTTGTCTTGAGAATACGTCTCAATAGCTTTAATAAGGCCAATAGTCCCCACAGAAATAATATCATCTGTCAAATTTGGAAAAGACAAGGTATACTTTTTAGCAATATGAGCAACAAGGCGCAGATTCTTTTCAATTAGAATGTTCCTTGCTTCAACACAGCCTTGCCACATCTTTTCTAAATACATTTCCTCTTCCTCATCAGTAAGAGGATGGGGGAACGAGTTTGCGTTTTCAATATAAAACATCTTGCACATGAACTCCTAATCAGTAGCCTTTTGGTCGCATACAATTATATGATCATTCCCCCGTTTTGTTGCATGTCCATCAAAAATTTTTATTATTCTACTTTTTTTCTAAGCATTGCAAATTCAACAACCGGTCTGTCAAATTTTATTTTAGTAAGCTGCTGAGCGTGTGGTACAACATCTAAAGGGTTGCCTTCCAAGTCGAAAATGTTATCAAGTTTCTGTACAAAATATGTCCCATCTGGCAGCATCACCTCAGCTACATCCCCTTTAAAAAACCTATTGCGCTGTTCAACCACTGCCCAGCCATCTTCTAAAATCTCTTTTACAATGCCAATAAATTCATATTCACGAATGTATTTGCTTGAGTCAAATTTATAATCATTGTGTGTTGGTTTTCCAAAGTAGAAGTTTGTTGTATAGCTTCTGTGCGAGCACTTTGCTATCTCCTCAAGCCACTGAGGGTCAGCTTCAAAGTGTTCTGGGTCTTGTAAGTATCTGTCAATTGCCTTTCTGTACACACTTACAACAGTTCCAACATAGAAGCTGCTCTTCATCCTTCCTTCTATCTTGAAGGCATCAATTCCTGCTTCTACTAACTTGTCAATATGCTCAACCATGCAAAGGTCTTTTGAGTTGAAGATATACGTTCCATCAACATCTTCAAATACCTCAAAATACTGACCGGGCCTTTTTTCTTCCATGATATAGTATTTGTATCTGCAAGGATGTGCACACTCACCCCTGTTTGCATCTCTGTATGTCATATATGCGCTCAGAAAACACCTTCCCGAGTATGAAATGCACACAGCCCCATGGACAAAAGCTTCAAGCTCAAGATCTTGGGGTACATTTTGGCGAATCTCTTTTATCTCTTCTAAAGAAAGCTCTCTTGCCAACACTATCCTCTTTGCACCAAGTTCATGCCAAAACCGTGCACTTTCAAAATTGGTAGTGTTTGCCTGAGTGCTTATGTGAATAGGAATTCCAAGTCTTTTTGCTTTTTTGAAGATACCTAAATCTGAAACTATTATTCCATCAAAACCTAAATCCTTTATGCTATCAAAAAACTCATCTACCTTTTTTATATCCTCATTTCTTGCGAATATATTTGCTGTGAGATATACCTTTTTACCATACCTGTGTGCAAACTCTATACCTTCCTTCATACTATCGAAGTCAAAATTTCCAGCGTATTTTCTCAGTCCAAATTCTTTGCCGCCTATATAGACGCTATCAGCACCATACACTACCGCAACTTTTAGTTTTTCTAAGTCTCCTGCCGGTGCAACAAGCTCAGGTCTTTTTGTTTTCATTTTTAAAACCTCCACTACTTTTTGATAGCAATTAAAACTCCATCGCTAATTGGCAAAAGTGTCATTACAAACTCTGGGTCATCTTCAATCATCTTTATAAACTTGTTCATTCTTTTAGCAATTGTAATCATTCTTCGAACTAAATACCTTCTTCCAACAACCATACCTTTGAAAAGTACATTGTCACAAACAAGTAAACACTCTTTTGACATCTTATCTTTCGTAAGATTAAAATAGTCAATGTACTGGGCTTTGGCAGCATCAAAAAATATCATGTCAAACTCCCCATCTATCGCCTGCAAAACCTCTTCTGCCTCGCCACCAATGATAGTTATTTTATCTTCTGCATTAAATTCTTTTACATTCTTTTTTGCTTGCATAACCATGTCAAAGTCCTTCTCAATGGAAATTATCTTAGCTTCAGGAAAGCCAATATGCATTGAAAGTGTTGAATAACCAATAGCTGTCCCAATCTCTAGTACTCTTTTTGGTTTTCTCAACATTGTTAGGATTGTAAGAAGCCTTGAAACCTCTCTTGAAACAATTGGGATATTATTCTTTTTGGCATATTCTTCAATTTTTAGAAGTTTCTTGTCAATATTTGTAAGTTTTGACCTTATAAACTGATTTAAAATATCCTGGGATATATCCATGGTCTTATTTTTTCCCTTCTTTTAGTTGTTTTTGTGCTTTCAAATGTTCTTCATAGGTCCTTGAAAATATATGGCTTCCATCTTTTTTGGCAACAAAAAATAAGTAATCTGTCTTTTGAGGATTCAATGCAGCAAGCAAACTCTCCTTCCCTGGATTGCATACCGCAGAAGGTGGAAGCCCTTTGTAAAGGTATGTATTATATGGCGATCTAATTTTAACATCCTCATATGACAAAACTTCTTTGTGAAATGGTAGAATATACTCAACTGTCGCACAGCTTTCTAACTTTATCCCTTGGCTTAACCTGTTCAAAAACACACCTGCAATAATAGGACGCTCAAAATCTTTTTTAGCCTCTTTTTCAACAATTGAGGCAAGGATTACTGTTTGAATATCATCAAGCTGGGTTGTCTTTTTATGTTTTATGCTATTGTAAACCTCTAAAAATCTATTTAACATCCTTTTAATTATATCCTTTTCAGATTCACCAATATATATTTCATATGTATCAGGATACAAAAACCCCTCAAGCTTGTATTTTACATTTTTTGAAGGATATTTAAACTGAAAATCAAAGTTGTAGTTATTAATCTCATCCAAAAACTTCTTCTCATCAACAATTCCCAAACTGCTCAGTCTTTTTGCTATCTGGACGCAAGTAAAACCTTCTGGAATAGTAAACCTTATTGTCTTTTTGAACACAATACCCTTTTGCAAAGCCTCACAAAGCTCTTTATAGCTCATAGATGAAGAGAACTTGTAACTTCCTGCTGCTATCTTGTAATTGTTAATTTTTACATATAGCATGAAAAGATAAGGGTTTTTTATTATCCCTTTCTCCTTTAGAATCATAGCAACATTTTTTACAGAGGTGTTTTGCGGAATTTCAACGTAAACTTCTTTAGTTTTGGGTTTTTGAAGCTTTAATAAGATTGCAAGTAGCAGGACACTCATTGTAATTATACTGATTATGAAAATATAAACCCTTACATTTTTATTCTTA is drawn from Caldicellulosiruptor naganoensis and contains these coding sequences:
- a CDS encoding DUF512 domain-containing protein; translated protein: MLKISNIQQKSLAEKCGFKPGDIVLKINNWEINDIIDYLYYSKEEKLIIEYLRDGKLYKIGLINKKLKPLGMEFEYKQIKRCVNKCIFCFIDQLPKGMRKTLYIKDDDTALSILSGNYITLTNLTEKDFERIVKFHLSPLKISVHTTNPTLRKFILKNPKAALILDQLEYLAKNHIEFDVQIVLMKGINDGFELDRTISDLSKFYPNIRSIAVVPVGLTKYREGLFPLEPFSKDDAKKVLNQISGWQKKFEKEYGTKLVFAADEFYIKAQEDIPDYEFYEDFRQIENGVGLLALFRRQFLGALKRLKPDYHLKKHVTLITGISAYDFLKGLIKVFNRKFPNVKVDIVKIVNNFFGHTITVAGLLTGKDIIDQLQNVNIGEYILIPSCALNHENKFLDDIHIDELKKRFKCPVYPVENHGRKLLYYLLKGGEKD
- a CDS encoding dihydropteroate synthase, whose translation is MIIIGEKINSTVKNVADAIKEGNFEYIVELAKKQYLAGAHYIDVNAGAFVDEETEILKKMVESIQKEVSVPLSIDSPRPEVIGEVMKIYKGERAIFNSVIYEEEILSRALPIIKEYNMKVVALLMDDVGIPDEPEKRVEIAKRLVDRLTSNGILEEDIFLDPMLQPVSVDQRYVDVALETIKLIRKEFENVNIICGLSNVSFGLPKRRWLNRAFLPIAIYFGLNSCIADPLDDVLMKLIYAAEALSGQDEFCMEYITKAREGFLD
- a CDS encoding DUF402 domain-containing protein, yielding MKLIRKRFYPEEEIDISSDEIVYMNDEVLITKWLPIKKREDIKWGASCVYLKKGVKISKVFDYNDRLLYTYCDIIDTHIESDKIVTEDLLVDVIVFPDKSYRIVDIDELVSLRRENKISEEIVLMALERLNLLLNDLYNGFKLDKVEEYLKKGVNLNNDDNNWRKDKLNSQECC
- a CDS encoding peptidase U32 family protein produces the protein MKTKRPELVAPAGDLEKLKVAVVYGADSVYIGGKEFGLRKYAGNFDFDSMKEGIEFAHRYGKKVYLTANIFARNEDIKKVDEFFDSIKDLGFDGIIVSDLGIFKKAKRLGIPIHISTQANTTNFESARFWHELGAKRIVLARELSLEEIKEIRQNVPQDLELEAFVHGAVCISYSGRCFLSAYMTYRDANRGECAHPCRYKYYIMEEKRPGQYFEVFEDVDGTYIFNSKDLCMVEHIDKLVEAGIDAFKIEGRMKSSFYVGTVVSVYRKAIDRYLQDPEHFEADPQWLEEIAKCSHRSYTTNFYFGKPTHNDYKFDSSKYIREYEFIGIVKEILEDGWAVVEQRNRFFKGDVAEVMLPDGTYFVQKLDNIFDLEGNPLDVVPHAQQLTKIKFDRPVVEFAMLRKKVE
- a CDS encoding O-methyltransferase, whose product is MDISQDILNQFIRSKLTNIDKKLLKIEEYAKKNNIPIVSREVSRLLTILTMLRKPKRVLEIGTAIGYSTLSMHIGFPEAKIISIEKDFDMVMQAKKNVKEFNAEDKITIIGGEAEEVLQAIDGEFDMIFFDAAKAQYIDYFNLTKDKMSKECLLVCDNVLFKGMVVGRRYLVRRMITIAKRMNKFIKMIEDDPEFVMTLLPISDGVLIAIKK
- the mltG gene encoding endolytic transglycosylase MltG, which encodes MKVKNKNVRVYIFIISIITMSVLLLAILLKLQKPKTKEVYVEIPQNTSVKNVAMILKEKGIIKNPYLFMLYVKINNYKIAAGSYKFSSSMSYKELCEALQKGIVFKKTIRFTIPEGFTCVQIAKRLSSLGIVDEKKFLDEINNYNFDFQFKYPSKNVKYKLEGFLYPDTYEIYIGESEKDIIKRMLNRFLEVYNSIKHKKTTQLDDIQTVILASIVEKEAKKDFERPIIAGVFLNRLSQGIKLESCATVEYILPFHKEVLSYEDVKIRSPYNTYLYKGLPPSAVCNPGKESLLAALNPQKTDYLFFVAKKDGSHIFSRTYEEHLKAQKQLKEGKK